A single genomic interval of Lathyrus oleraceus cultivar Zhongwan6 chromosome 7, CAAS_Psat_ZW6_1.0, whole genome shotgun sequence harbors:
- the LOC127101969 gene encoding disease resistance protein Roq1: MQIYFVPVRFTILAYSNMASSSRSSSTSAMLTYPTRNSNYDVFVSFRGEDTRNNFTDFLFHAFQTQGIFAFRDDTNLPKGESIAPELLHAIQHSQIFVVVFSTNYASSTWCLQELDQICEFLQLSGKHVLPVFYDVDPSEVRHQKGSYAEAFSKHEHRFQHDSQMVSKWREALTQVANLSGWDLRHKPQSASIKEIVQKIINILDCGSSCVSKDLVGMDSPIQELQKLLLLDLVHDVRVIGICGMGGIGKTTLATVLYDRISQLFGACCFIDDVSKIYRLHDGPLGAQKQILDQTLGQEHHQICNHYNATNLIRRRLCRQRALIILDNVGQVEQLEKIAVYRECLGARSRIIIISRDEHILKQYGVDAVYQVPLLNQTNSLQLLCRKAFKLDHILSTYERLVDDILDYVNGLPLAIKVLGSFLYGRGVSEWSSALARLRESPEKDVMDVLRLSFDDLRETEKEIFLHIACFFITYPEKYVKNVLNCCEFHADIGLRVLVDKSLVSIEDERILMHNLLKELGRNIVAQYTSKEPRKWRRLWFEKQFYDVMLENMEKNVEAIVLDHEYEEYSEVDEDMDAVIFKDFSNLRLLIIDHVNVSGSFNCLSNELRYIEWSGYPFMYLPSSFQPNQLVELILKYSSLKQLWEGKKNLPKLRILDLSHSNNLIKIPDFGEFPNLERLNLKGCIQLVQLDPSIGLLKKIVYLNLRYCRSLVSIPNNIFGLRSLIVLKMHGCSGSWFKEFNNTRHLDVSESASHSQSMSSICKWTTKPYHSLLPTPTTNTVMFPSLLSIYCLREVDISCCGLSQLPEAIGCLRWLEMLNLGGNNFVTLPSLRELSKLVHLNLEDCKRLESLPELPFPSTIEQDLRKNRYWKRAGLFIFNCPKISDKERCSRMTFSWMTQFIQMNNEHPAFSNIGIVNPGSEIPSLFNNQSVDSSIPVSPVTRDKGNNIVGFLCCAVFSLAHCYPTTTRSWALLELYALNNIVFLPVNLDGNLITVASNYIWLIYFPWKSSYDDLYAPFHVKTKCDGGLDVEVKKCGYGWVYKQDLQELNSKMLHKHKFLEFEDEVQPQLHSFEI, encoded by the exons ATGCAAATATATTTCGTTCCGGTAAGATTCACAATTTTAGCTTATTCAAATATGGCTAGCAGCAGTAGAAGCTCCTCAACTTCAGCTATGCTGACATATCCCACAAGAAATTCTAACTATGATGTGTTTGTGAGCTTCAGAGGTGAAGACACTCGCAACAATTTCACCGATTTTCTTTTCCACGCCTTTCAAACACAAGGCATTTTTGCATTTAGGGATGACACTAATCTTCCAAAAGGTGAATCCATAGCACCCGAACTCCTTCATGCAATCCAACACTCTCAGATCTTCGTTGTCGTCTTCTCAACCAACTATGCTTCCTCAACCTGGTGCTTGCAAGAATTGGATCAAATATGTGAATTCCTTCAACTGTCTGGAAAACACGTTCTTCCTGTTTTCTATGATGTTGATCCTTCTGAGGTCAGACATCAAAAAGGAAGCTATGCTGAAGCCTTTTCCAAACATGAACACAGATTTCAACACGACTCTCAGATGGTGTCAAAATGGAGGGAAGCTCTAACACAGGTTGCAAATCTCTCTGGATGGGATCTGCGTCACAA GCCACAATCTGCCTCCATTAAAGAGATTGTTCAAAAGATAATTAATATACTGGATTGCGGATCTTCATGTGTTTCAAAAGATTTAGTTGGTATGGATTCTCCTATCCAAGAATTACAAAAGCTTTTACTTTTGGACTTGGTTCATGATGTTCGGGTCATAGGAATTTGCGGGATGGGTGGAATAGGGAAGACAACTCTTGCTACTGTTTTATATGATCGAATCTCTCAACTTTTCGGTGCATGTTGTTTTATTGATGATGTAAGCAAAATTTATAGACTACATGATGGTCCACTCGGTGCACAAAAGCAAATTCTAGATCAAACTCTCGGACAAGAGCACCATCAGATATGCAATCATTACAACGCAACTAATCTGATACGACGCAGGCTATGTCGCCAAAGGGCCCTTATCATTCTTGATAATGTAGGTCAAGTCGAACAACTAGAAAAAATAGCTGTGTATCGTGAATGCTTAGGTGCCCGTAGTAGAATCATTATCATTTCTAGAGATGAACATATATTGAAACAGTATGGGGTGGATGCAGTTTACCAAGTTCCTCTCTTGAATCAGACTAACTCTCTTCAATTATTGTGTCGAAAAGCTTTCAAACTTGATCACATTTTGAGTACTTATGAAAGGTTGGTTGATGACATACTGGATTATGTCAATGGCCTTCCACTAGCAATTAAAGTATTGGGCTCATTTTTGTATGGTCGGGGTGTATCTGAATGGAGCAGTGCATTGGCAAGATTGAGAGAAAGTCCAGAAAAAGATGTCATGGATGTCTTGCGATTAAGTTTTGATGACCTAAGGGAGACAGAAAAAGAAATATTTCTTCATATTGCTTGTTTTTTCATCACATATCCGGAGAAATATGTTAAAAATGTTTTAAATTGTTGTGAATTTCATGCTGATATTGGACTAAGGGTTCTCGTTGATAAATCACTTGTAAGCATTGAAGATGAAAGGATTCTAATGCATAATTTGTTGAAAGAGCTAGGAAGAAATATTGTTGCACAATACACAAGCAAAGAGCCCAGAAAGTGGAGAAGGCTGTGGTTCGAGAAACAATTCTATGATGTTATGTTGGAAAATATG GAAAAGAATGTTGAAGCCATAGTTTTGGATCATGAATATGAAGAATATAGTGAGGTTGATGAAGATATGGATGCAGTGATATTCAAAGACTTTTCAAATCTTAGATTGCTCATCATTGATCATGTAAATGTATCGGGAAGCTTCAATTGTCTTTCTAACGAATTGAGATATATTGAGTGGAGTGGATATCCTTTCATGTATTTGCCATCAAGTTTTCAGCCCAATCAACTTGTTGAGTTGATATTGAAGTATAGCAGCCTTAAACAACTCTGGGAAGGCAAGAAG AATCTGCCCAAATTGAGAATTTTGGATCTGAGTCACTCCAATAATCTAATAAAGATACCAGATTTTGGAGAGTTCCCAAATCTCGAGCGGCTAAATCTAAAAGGATGTATACAACTTGTGCAGTTGGATCCATCTATTGGGCTTCTAAAAAAGATTGTTTACTTGAATTTAAGATATTGCCGAAGTTTAGTAAGCATACCCAACAACATATTTGGTCTCAGGTCTCTTATAGTTCTAAAAATGCATGGGTGTTCTGGGAGTTGGTTCAAAGAGTTTAACAACACAAGGCATTTGGATGTAAGTGAAAGTGCTTCACATTCCCAATCAATGTCCTCCATCTGCAAATGGACCACAAAGCCTTACCATTCCTTGCTTCCCACTCCCACAACAAACACTGTTATGTTTCCTTCCTTGCTTAGCATATATTGTTTACGTGAAGTTGATATTAGCTGTTGTGGTTTAAGCCAACTCCCTGAGGCTATTGGATGTTTACGTTGGTTAGAAATGTTAAATCTTGGGGGGAACAATTTTGTGACACTGCCTAGCCTTAGGGAGCTTTCCAAACTTGTACATTTGAACTTGGAGGACTGCAAGCGGTTGGAATCTTTGCCCGAGCTTCCTTTCCCTTCTACTATCGAGCAGGATCTTCGAAAGAACAGATATTGGAAGAGAGCAGGATTGTTCATTTTCAACTGTCCTAAAATAAGTGATAAGGAAAGATGCAGTAGAATGACATTCTCATGGATGACACAATTCATTCAAATGAACAATGAACACCCTGCCTTCTCTAACATTGGTATTGTCAATCCAGGAAGTGAAATACCAAGTTTGTTCAACAATCAGAGCGTTGATAGTTCAATTCCCGTATCTCCTGTTACGAGGGACAAGGGCAATAATATCGTTGGCTTTTTATGTTGTGCAGTATTTTCTTTAGCGCATTGTTATCCAACAACGACAAGATCTTGGGCCCTGTTGGAACTGTATGCATTAAACAACATTGTCTTTCTTCCGGTAAATTTAGATGGAAATCTTATTACTGTCGCATCAAATTACATCTGGCTAATCTATTTCCCTTGGAAGTCATCTTATGATGATTTGTATGCTCCTTTCCATGTTAAAACTAAATGCGATGGAGGCTTGGATGTGGAGGTGAAGAAATGCGGGTATGGTTGGGTATATAAACAAGATCTACAAGAGCTCAACTCAAAAATGCTGCATAAGCACAAGTTTTTAGAATTTGAAGATGAGGTACAACCACAACTACACTCATTTGAAATATAG